The proteins below are encoded in one region of Reichenbachiella sp. 5M10:
- a CDS encoding 2Fe-2S iron-sulfur cluster-binding protein, producing MAKITFITSDNETIVAEANSGSVMELAKDNNVNGIDGDCGGVCSCATCHVHVAAGDFDKVGAPGEIEADMLELEDNYNEHSRLCCQIDISDAIDGVTLHVVN from the coding sequence ATGGCAAAAATTACATTTATCACTAGCGATAACGAAACGATCGTAGCAGAAGCCAACAGCGGCTCTGTGATGGAGCTGGCCAAGGATAACAACGTCAACGGCATAGACGGAGACTGTGGGGGCGTTTGCTCCTGTGCGACCTGTCATGTGCATGTAGCGGCAGGGGATTTTGACAAAGTAGGAGCTCCCGGAGAGATCGAGGCAGACATGCTGGAGCTCGAAGACAACTACAACGAGCACAGTCGCCTCTGCTGTCAGATCGACATCAGCGATGCGATCGACGGAGTGACGCTCCATGTAGTGAATTAA
- a CDS encoding carbohydrate-binding protein, with protein sequence MMKKVLYSVLANMVCFVAVCQEWSGVAIPANAGSGKEWQLQTAPSDDFNYTFNATNQLSNFGNNKWYNFYHNSWNGPGSTYWQYNHTAVDGDNLVIRASRNPSTSKMGVPGINSGCITSNNKVKYPVFIEAAVSVANISLASDVWLLSPDDTQEIDMIECYGGADNGNAFFAKDIHLSHHSFVRNPFQDYQPRGHNSWWTRSDITTSWGDYCWNNGNRKYVRIGVNWIGPKHFEYYVDGELVRVLYDKACATKNGNTWYYTYPSMTNGQLDFDSDGYQTENAFATSANFTFATLQNASNTSSVSVIDPYNFQGGVGFTKELDIIINVESQDWHVAAGRTPGDAELNDATKNQMKVDWIRVYKPVATGDTGGGSTGGGTSTGGTEIIIEAESFGSTGGTYSDGLVPYGFNNAGTIVNYVNTGDWAEYAINATEAGEFEIKYSIATPSDNAQVRIKVDGQTVSTDNVPNNGSWGGFATLSASQNVSLTAGSHTVRIEASGTNAWQWNLDKVILTKVISSGGGTGSDVSVVVQAENFTTTGGTYNDASSGGPGLGANTSGTIINFVNGGDYMDYVVSIPEAGAYEVVYNYATPLSGTSVDFAVSGTYYFSTNFVSTGGWGTYQSQSATQTANFTAGNHTIRLTAGAADWQWNLDHITLTRVGNPSSRTRTEVDEKLSSESIVTYPVPASTQVRFAGLTEEAYQVSVYDMRGKKVIRGMVHASEDYVLDVRHLEAGIYVTRLYAQGQIQTMKINVRR encoded by the coding sequence ATGATGAAAAAAGTACTATACAGCGTATTGGCCAACATGGTCTGTTTTGTGGCCGTATGCCAGGAATGGAGCGGAGTGGCTATCCCTGCCAATGCAGGATCAGGAAAAGAATGGCAGCTACAAACGGCACCTTCAGATGATTTCAATTATACCTTCAATGCGACCAACCAACTGTCCAATTTTGGCAACAACAAGTGGTACAATTTTTACCACAATTCTTGGAATGGCCCTGGATCAACCTACTGGCAGTACAATCACACCGCGGTGGACGGTGACAACTTGGTGATTCGTGCTTCGAGAAATCCGAGCACTTCCAAAATGGGGGTGCCAGGCATCAATTCGGGCTGTATCACTTCCAACAACAAAGTGAAATATCCCGTGTTCATCGAAGCAGCAGTGAGTGTAGCCAATATTTCCTTGGCATCTGACGTGTGGTTGTTGAGCCCAGACGATACGCAGGAAATCGACATGATCGAGTGCTACGGTGGGGCAGACAATGGCAATGCTTTTTTTGCCAAGGACATCCACTTGAGTCATCACTCTTTCGTGAGAAATCCGTTTCAGGACTACCAACCCCGAGGACACAACAGCTGGTGGACACGCAGCGACATCACGACTTCTTGGGGGGATTATTGTTGGAACAACGGCAACCGAAAGTATGTAAGAATCGGTGTGAACTGGATCGGTCCCAAGCATTTTGAATACTACGTCGACGGAGAACTGGTGCGGGTACTGTACGACAAGGCATGTGCCACCAAGAATGGAAACACGTGGTACTATACCTATCCTAGCATGACCAATGGTCAGTTGGATTTTGATAGTGATGGCTATCAGACCGAAAATGCCTTTGCGACCAGCGCAAATTTCACGTTTGCGACTTTGCAAAATGCCAGCAATACATCGAGCGTCAGCGTGATCGACCCGTACAATTTTCAGGGCGGAGTGGGATTCACCAAAGAACTAGACATCATCATCAATGTCGAATCACAGGACTGGCATGTGGCAGCTGGACGTACACCTGGAGATGCTGAACTCAACGATGCTACTAAAAATCAGATGAAAGTGGATTGGATTCGTGTGTACAAGCCAGTAGCTACAGGCGATACAGGAGGAGGTAGCACTGGAGGCGGAACGTCTACAGGTGGGACTGAGATCATCATCGAGGCGGAGAGTTTTGGCAGCACAGGCGGGACATACAGCGACGGCTTGGTTCCCTATGGATTCAACAATGCGGGTACGATCGTCAATTATGTCAATACGGGTGACTGGGCCGAATATGCCATCAATGCAACGGAAGCAGGGGAGTTTGAGATCAAATACAGCATCGCCACGCCTTCGGACAATGCACAAGTACGCATCAAAGTAGACGGGCAAACGGTATCGACCGACAATGTTCCCAACAATGGGTCTTGGGGTGGTTTTGCAACACTCAGTGCATCACAAAATGTGTCGCTTACAGCGGGTAGCCATACCGTACGTATCGAAGCTTCTGGAACGAATGCATGGCAATGGAATCTAGACAAGGTGATCTTGACCAAAGTCATTTCGAGCGGAGGAGGCACAGGTAGCGATGTGTCTGTTGTCGTGCAAGCCGAAAATTTCACCACGACAGGAGGAACCTACAACGACGCTTCGTCTGGAGGCCCAGGTTTAGGAGCCAATACATCAGGTACGATCATTAACTTCGTCAACGGAGGAGACTACATGGACTATGTGGTATCGATCCCCGAAGCAGGGGCTTACGAAGTAGTGTACAACTATGCGACTCCATTGTCTGGTACATCGGTAGATTTTGCGGTGTCTGGGACCTACTATTTCAGTACCAACTTTGTCAGTACGGGTGGATGGGGGACTTATCAAAGCCAATCTGCCACTCAGACCGCCAACTTCACTGCAGGGAATCATACGATCCGATTGACTGCAGGAGCAGCAGATTGGCAGTGGAATTTGGATCACATCACCTTGACACGTGTTGGCAACCCATCGTCACGCACCCGAACCGAGGTGGATGAAAAGTTGTCCTCCGAGTCTATCGTGACTTATCCTGTGCCGGCGAGTACACAAGTACGATTTGCGGGGTTGACAGAGGAGGCCTATCAGGTGTCAGTATATGATATGCGTGGCAAAAAAGTCATCAGGGGTATGGTTCATGCATCCGAGGACTATGTATTGGATGTGAGACACCTAGAAGCAGGGATTTATGTCACAAGGCTGTATGCTCAAGGACAAATACAGACGATGAAAATCAATGTGAGAAGATAA
- a CDS encoding nucleotidyltransferase family protein encodes MRLEEVILSNHDIFKSICQQYGVKSLYAFGSSITDKFNNETSDIDLLVEVDANDPIEKGEALMSLWDSLEVFFQRKVDLLTNESLTNPILRSSIDSTKKLIYDGTDEKVLV; translated from the coding sequence ATGAGGCTTGAAGAAGTAATATTGAGCAACCACGATATTTTTAAATCCATTTGCCAGCAATATGGGGTTAAATCACTTTATGCTTTTGGTTCATCCATTACAGACAAGTTTAACAACGAAACGAGTGATATTGACCTATTGGTAGAGGTTGACGCAAATGACCCAATTGAAAAAGGTGAGGCGCTGATGTCTCTGTGGGATTCGCTAGAAGTTTTCTTTCAACGTAAAGTTGATTTGCTTACCAACGAGTCTTTGACAAATCCCATTCTGCGTTCTTCTATTGACTCGACAAAAAAACTTATATATGACGGAACAGACGAAAAAGTACTTGTCTGA
- a CDS encoding cytochrome P450: protein MKKSALPDPFAQAREAKGYGTVEDQNDPVTMLLRLKDVRKTAKDTKTFQSGAAPGRIVVPSEVSIRDTRQIPFEVDPPMHGEYRALLEDWFKRPEQPDYRECLEEIITELVDEALQTDSLEVMEQFALKLQSRALTLLLNIPYEESETWIGWGMHVFRSEESALDGDKAAILYDYIDAQIDKAIEHPGDDLYSVLLDSEIEGRKLTKEEVKGVMILTFAGGRDTVINAVTNSIAYFAEHPESLTRLDNEPEITAHAVEELVRYFSPLTHMGRVVTEDTQVCEHAAKADTRVSLCWASANRDASTFENPNEIVIDRKMNPHVGFGFGIHKCLGATHARQVLRVLLGVLAQKVKSIDILEQKDNIEDWGEFQRKVGYDSIQVKFHGKD from the coding sequence ATGAAAAAAAGCGCACTGCCCGATCCATTCGCACAAGCCCGAGAAGCCAAAGGCTATGGCACAGTAGAGGATCAAAACGATCCCGTCACCATGCTACTCCGCCTCAAAGACGTCCGTAAGACAGCCAAAGACACGAAGACATTTCAGTCTGGTGCTGCTCCGGGGCGTATCGTGGTGCCGTCGGAGGTAAGCATACGCGATACCCGACAGATTCCTTTCGAGGTAGATCCACCGATGCACGGTGAGTACCGGGCTTTGTTGGAAGACTGGTTCAAGCGACCCGAGCAGCCAGATTATCGCGAGTGTTTGGAAGAGATCATCACTGAATTGGTAGACGAAGCGCTGCAAACGGACAGCCTCGAGGTGATGGAGCAATTTGCACTGAAGCTACAGTCACGTGCGCTGACACTGCTACTCAACATCCCGTACGAAGAATCCGAAACCTGGATTGGTTGGGGGATGCATGTATTCAGAAGTGAAGAATCTGCGCTAGACGGAGACAAGGCGGCCATTCTCTACGACTACATCGATGCGCAAATCGACAAGGCCATCGAGCACCCGGGAGATGACCTCTACTCAGTGCTGCTAGATTCCGAAATTGAAGGCCGCAAGCTGACCAAAGAGGAAGTCAAAGGTGTGATGATCCTGACCTTTGCGGGTGGCAGAGACACCGTCATCAATGCGGTGACCAACTCCATTGCCTACTTCGCAGAGCATCCCGAATCACTCACCCGACTGGACAATGAGCCTGAGATCACTGCTCACGCCGTGGAGGAACTCGTGCGCTACTTCTCTCCACTCACCCACATGGGTCGAGTGGTGACCGAAGACACCCAGGTCTGCGAACATGCCGCCAAAGCAGATACTAGAGTGTCGCTTTGCTGGGCTTCCGCCAATAGAGATGCCTCGACGTTTGAAAACCCCAACGAAATAGTCATCGATCGCAAAATGAATCCTCATGTAGGCTTTGGTTTTGGGATACACAAATGCCTAGGCGCTACCCACGCCCGTCAGGTATTGAGAGTTTTACTCGGTGTGCTTGCGCAAAAAGTGAAATCCATCGACATCCTAGAGCAAAAGGACAATATCGAGGACTGGGGCGAATTCCAACGAAAAGTGGGGTACGACAGTATTCAGGTAAAATTTCATGGAAAGGACTAA
- a CDS encoding AraC family transcriptional regulator, which produces MKAVLEQVAIAEQDSIRAFRYSKKVFDAPWHFHPEYELTLILRSAGIRYVGNNISDFNEGDLVLLGSNLPHCWKNIDDKTGPSESLVIQWRQEIISHLPIFDQIHELMHRAQRGLFIHPKDRSEIASRMHALTDCTGVEQYLGFVELLDYIARHAHYDYIAGASYSYDGTSATTNRLEVVQSYVKTHFKEKIKLADIADKLSMSEQSFSRFFSKTMNKPFFVFLNEYRVNISSRLILETDLQMAEIAYQCGYESLPFFYKQFKKFKGYTPLEFRKMYRRI; this is translated from the coding sequence ATGAAAGCCGTACTAGAGCAAGTAGCCATTGCCGAACAGGACAGTATTCGTGCCTTTCGCTATTCCAAAAAGGTTTTTGATGCGCCTTGGCATTTTCATCCCGAGTATGAATTGACCCTCATCCTCCGAAGTGCTGGCATCCGCTACGTGGGCAACAATATTTCAGATTTCAACGAAGGTGATTTGGTGCTGCTGGGCAGTAACCTGCCGCATTGTTGGAAAAATATCGATGATAAAACCGGCCCTAGCGAATCGCTGGTGATCCAGTGGCGCCAGGAGATCATCAGCCATCTGCCGATTTTCGACCAAATCCATGAACTGATGCATCGTGCGCAGAGAGGCTTGTTCATTCACCCCAAAGATCGGTCTGAGATCGCTAGTCGTATGCATGCCTTGACAGACTGTACGGGGGTTGAGCAATATCTTGGTTTTGTGGAGCTTCTGGACTACATCGCACGCCATGCGCACTACGACTATATCGCTGGCGCCTCCTATTCGTACGACGGTACCAGCGCCACTACGAACCGCCTCGAAGTGGTGCAATCCTACGTCAAAACACACTTCAAGGAGAAAATCAAATTGGCCGATATTGCCGATAAGCTAAGCATGAGTGAGCAGTCCTTTTCGCGTTTTTTCAGCAAGACGATGAACAAGCCCTTCTTCGTCTTTCTCAACGAATACCGGGTGAATATCTCCAGCCGACTCATCCTGGAGACCGACCTACAGATGGCAGAGATCGCCTACCAATGCGGCTATGAAAGCCTGCCTTTCTTCTACAAGCAGTTCAAAAAATTCAAAGGCTACACGCCACTGGAGTTTAGGAAGATGTATCGGAGGATTTGA
- a CDS encoding NAD(P)/FAD-dependent oxidoreductase: MSTKDKTCLVIGASHAGVNFAFALRKEGWEGRIVLFDKDPVLPYHRPPLSKAYLTSDDPIEKHSLKSAESYEKEHIELCLGVGIISINRDTKTITPDTGETQVYDQLVLATGARPLMPPIPGMDTAHQLYPLRTAHDVQQIKAALGDGKGKRAVIIGGGYIGLEIAASMKKLGAEVTVLEREARVLARVTAPEMSAFFQQLHAEQDVNVLTNKNVVSIAKADESNIVHCSDGSQYPADLIVVGVGIRVNLELAKDAGLEIENGIKVNAQTQTSDPAIYAIGDCSFHHNPLYDRWVRLESVQNAVDQAKVAAAVIAGKQASYNSLPWFWSDQFDVKLQMVGLSEGYDELLIREEEGERKFSAWYFRGDQLLAVDAINNAKAYVIGTKFIKEGVKVDKQKLVELSTDLKPVHLLAPS; the protein is encoded by the coding sequence ATGTCTACAAAAGATAAAACCTGTCTCGTGATCGGGGCGAGCCATGCGGGCGTCAACTTTGCCTTTGCGCTGCGCAAAGAAGGCTGGGAAGGCCGTATCGTGCTTTTCGACAAAGACCCTGTACTGCCCTATCACCGCCCACCGCTCTCCAAGGCCTACTTGACCAGCGACGATCCCATCGAAAAGCACTCACTCAAGTCAGCGGAAAGCTACGAAAAAGAGCATATCGAACTATGCCTGGGTGTAGGCATCATCTCCATCAACCGTGACACCAAAACCATCACACCGGATACTGGTGAAACCCAGGTGTACGATCAGCTGGTTTTGGCGACAGGAGCACGTCCCCTCATGCCCCCGATCCCCGGCATGGACACAGCACATCAGCTCTATCCGTTAAGAACGGCCCATGATGTGCAGCAAATCAAAGCAGCACTGGGCGACGGTAAGGGCAAACGTGCAGTGATCATCGGCGGTGGGTACATCGGTCTGGAGATCGCTGCATCGATGAAGAAACTGGGCGCTGAGGTCACCGTACTCGAGCGCGAAGCGCGCGTACTGGCACGTGTGACGGCACCTGAGATGTCCGCATTCTTTCAGCAATTGCATGCGGAGCAGGATGTGAATGTACTGACGAATAAAAATGTGGTATCCATCGCAAAAGCTGACGAAAGCAACATCGTACATTGCTCAGATGGCAGTCAATACCCAGCAGACCTGATCGTGGTAGGGGTTGGCATTCGTGTCAATCTGGAGCTGGCCAAGGATGCGGGGTTGGAGATTGAAAACGGCATCAAAGTCAACGCGCAGACACAGACCAGTGATCCTGCCATTTACGCAATAGGCGATTGTAGCTTTCACCACAATCCGCTTTACGACCGTTGGGTGCGTCTGGAGTCGGTACAAAATGCTGTGGATCAGGCCAAAGTAGCCGCTGCAGTGATCGCTGGCAAGCAGGCAAGCTACAACAGTCTCCCGTGGTTTTGGTCGGATCAGTTTGATGTCAAACTACAAATGGTAGGATTGTCCGAAGGGTACGACGAGCTTTTGATCCGTGAGGAAGAAGGTGAACGCAAGTTCTCTGCCTGGTACTTTCGTGGCGATCAGCTACTGGCTGTCGATGCGATCAACAACGCCAAAGCGTATGTGATCGGTACGAAGTTTATCAAGGAAGGCGTAAAAGTCGACAAACAAAAACTCGTAGAGCTATCAACCGACTTGAAACCAGTCCATCTGCTCGCTCCATCGTAA